From the genome of Terriglobales bacterium, one region includes:
- a CDS encoding AI-2E family transporter, protein MPLLDSRTARVGFTILVFAGVLAFVWGARETLTAFLFSIFFAYLVDPLVSHVQLWVKGSRGRAIGIVYLAFAAALGLFGYLLGSRLAAEASHLAQTLPGLFQKFASGQIAFTIGAQRGWSYETQLKLQHLLADHQDEIMAWAKTAAGKLAGEAKRAWWLLLVPILGAFFLKDGRAFAQGAIDLLSRRREREFLDAVLTDINIMLAHFIRAQLILAVLSAVVYTVLLLVLGVQYAVVLGAVGGALEFIPVVGPLAAAVAILFIAMVTAYKHLIILLICLGVWRLIQDYVNAPRIMGRRTELHPLAALFGVLAGAEIAGVIGVYLSIPIMASLRIVWRHWRAYMETAKMQLAAAAEADKVSPEQTLP, encoded by the coding sequence TTGCCGCTTCTCGATTCACGCACCGCGCGCGTAGGTTTCACCATCCTGGTTTTCGCCGGAGTGTTGGCGTTCGTCTGGGGCGCGCGCGAGACGCTCACCGCCTTCCTTTTCTCCATCTTCTTCGCCTACCTCGTTGACCCGCTGGTCTCTCATGTGCAGCTGTGGGTGAAGGGCTCGCGCGGGCGCGCCATCGGTATCGTCTACCTTGCTTTTGCGGCGGCGCTGGGGTTGTTCGGATACCTGCTGGGATCTCGCCTGGCCGCGGAAGCAAGTCACCTGGCGCAGACCCTTCCTGGCTTGTTCCAGAAGTTCGCCAGCGGCCAGATTGCCTTTACCATCGGAGCACAGCGGGGATGGAGCTATGAAACGCAGCTCAAGCTACAGCATCTCCTCGCCGACCATCAGGATGAGATCATGGCTTGGGCCAAGACCGCGGCAGGCAAGCTCGCCGGTGAGGCCAAACGCGCGTGGTGGCTGCTGCTGGTGCCAATCCTGGGAGCATTCTTTTTAAAAGACGGCCGCGCCTTCGCGCAGGGTGCGATTGATCTGCTGAGCCGCCGCCGCGAACGCGAATTTCTTGACGCGGTATTGACCGACATCAACATCATGCTCGCCCACTTCATCCGGGCGCAGCTCATCCTGGCGGTGCTGTCAGCGGTTGTTTATACCGTCCTCCTGCTGGTGCTCGGGGTGCAATACGCGGTCGTGCTGGGAGCGGTGGGCGGGGCGCTGGAATTTATCCCCGTGGTGGGGCCGCTGGCGGCGGCTGTAGCCATTCTCTTCATCGCGATGGTCACTGCCTACAAGCACCTGATCATCCTCCTGATCTGCCTGGGCGTGTGGCGCCTGATACAGGACTACGTCAACGCCCCGCGCATCATGGGTCGGCGCACCGAACTGCACCCGCTGGCGGCGCTGTTCGGCGTTCTCGCCGGGGCCGAGATCGCCGGCGTCATCGGCGTGTACCTGTCCATTCCAATCATGGCCAGCCTGCGCATTGTCTGGCGGCATTGGCGCGCCTACATGGAGACCGCGAAGATGCAGTTGGCAGCGGCGGCCGAAGCCGACAAAGTCTCCCCGGAACAGACGCTGCCCTGA
- the asd gene encoding aspartate-semialdehyde dehydrogenase yields MDSKIPVGILGATGVVGQRFLQLLEHHPWFEPAWLAASDRSSGLPYEEAARWRLRTPIPAMVARMKVSPAAPNGAPRVIFAALDADIARDLEPRFAADGCAVISNSSALRMQEDVPLVVPEVNADHVKLVHAQRWRQDSGGFVVTNPNCSAIGLAMALAPLHRSFGLEKVMVVTMQAVSGAGYPGVASLDILGNVIPYIAKEEEKMEEETRKLLGHGEAARIRPADFAMSAQCNRVAVEDGHTESVSVKLKRPARAEEIIEAFRGFRGVPQELRLPNAPEQPLIYDCAPDHPQPRFDVDRGAGMSVSVGRLRPCGVLDWKFTVLSHNTIRGAAGAALLNAELLKAQGYLGD; encoded by the coding sequence ATGGATTCGAAAATTCCTGTAGGCATCCTGGGCGCGACCGGAGTGGTGGGACAGCGGTTTCTGCAACTGCTGGAGCATCACCCGTGGTTCGAGCCGGCGTGGCTGGCGGCCTCGGACCGCTCCTCCGGCCTGCCCTACGAAGAGGCGGCGCGCTGGCGGCTGCGCACGCCGATACCAGCGATGGTGGCGCGTATGAAAGTCTCGCCGGCGGCGCCCAACGGAGCGCCACGAGTGATTTTTGCCGCGCTCGACGCCGACATTGCCCGCGATTTAGAACCGCGCTTTGCCGCCGATGGCTGCGCCGTCATTTCCAATTCCAGCGCCCTGCGCATGCAGGAAGATGTGCCGCTGGTGGTGCCCGAGGTCAATGCCGATCACGTCAAACTGGTGCACGCGCAACGCTGGCGGCAGGACAGCGGCGGCTTCGTTGTCACCAACCCGAATTGTTCCGCCATCGGGCTGGCCATGGCCTTGGCGCCGCTGCACCGCAGCTTTGGCCTCGAGAAAGTGATGGTGGTCACCATGCAGGCGGTCAGCGGGGCCGGGTACCCGGGCGTAGCCTCGCTCGACATCCTGGGAAATGTCATCCCTTACATTGCCAAGGAAGAAGAAAAGATGGAGGAAGAGACGCGCAAGCTGCTGGGCCATGGTGAAGCGGCGCGCATCCGGCCCGCCGATTTCGCCATGAGCGCGCAGTGTAACCGCGTGGCGGTCGAGGACGGGCACACGGAATCGGTATCGGTGAAATTGAAAAGGCCGGCGCGGGCGGAGGAGATCATCGAGGCATTCCGCGGTTTTCGCGGCGTCCCGCAGGAATTGCGCCTGCCGAACGCTCCCGAGCAGCCGCTCATCTACGACTGTGCGCCCGACCATCCTCAGCCGCGCTTCGACGTGGACCGCGGCGCCGGCATGTCGGTGAGCGTGGGACGCCTGCGCCCGTGCGGCGTGCTGGATTGGAAGTTCACCGTCCTGTCGCACAACACCATTCGCGGCGCGGCCGGGGCTGCTCTTCTGAACGCCGAACTGTTGAAGGCCCAAGGATACCTGGGAGACTGA
- a CDS encoding class I SAM-dependent methyltransferase — protein sequence MKKLAKLLLLAAPAGAVAVGAITYYEYRKQRLELEAERLWELLALKPGSRVGDVGAGTGDITALIAARIGPAGRIYAIETDPVKLRKLERRKQKAGWNQVEVIAATPNTCNIPENSCDAVYMRGVYHHLTDPAAMDVSLLRALRPGGTLAVIDFAPRLLLAPWTPKGIPSNRGGHGIRRELTTAELERAGFDAVRAFETWPGGCYCVLFQKPIAA from the coding sequence ATGAAAAAGCTCGCCAAACTTCTGCTTCTCGCGGCCCCGGCCGGCGCCGTCGCCGTAGGCGCGATAACCTATTACGAGTACCGCAAGCAGCGGCTCGAGCTGGAGGCGGAGCGCCTGTGGGAATTGCTGGCGCTCAAGCCGGGCTCGCGGGTCGGTGATGTCGGCGCGGGCACCGGCGATATCACTGCCTTGATCGCGGCGCGCATCGGACCCGCCGGGCGCATCTACGCCATCGAAACCGATCCCGTCAAATTGCGCAAGCTCGAACGGCGCAAGCAGAAGGCAGGATGGAACCAGGTCGAGGTGATCGCTGCGACGCCGAACACTTGCAACATCCCGGAAAACAGTTGCGACGCGGTCTACATGCGCGGCGTCTATCATCATCTGACCGATCCGGCGGCCATGGACGTCAGCCTGTTGCGCGCCCTGCGTCCCGGCGGGACTTTGGCGGTGATTGATTTCGCGCCTCGCCTGCTGCTGGCGCCATGGACGCCCAAGGGAATTCCGTCCAACCGCGGCGGGCACGGCATCCGGCGCGAGCTGACGACCGCGGAATTGGAGCGCGCAGGCTTCGACGCGGTGCGCGCTTTTGAAACCTGGCCTGGCGGCTGCTACTGCGTCCTGTTCCAAAAGCCGATCGCAGCTTAA
- the lysC gene encoding lysine-sensitive aspartokinase 3 — MKFGGTSVEDATAIDRAAQIVCKRLAHDPVVVVSAMAKVTDQLVAMARAAGAGDRDSALQLSRAVRERHYNATSELLETSIFGELHGELEADFDALDDLLRGISAVGELTPRTTDNVLSFGERLSSKLVTAAFRARGLQAALVDSRECIITDAAHTRAVPQMDDTNDSVRARLRPLLEKKRVPVLGGFIAATREGVTTTIGRGGSDFSAAIVGAALDATRIEIWTDVDGMMTTDPNLCPDALRIKSIGFEEAAELAYFGAKVLHPATLLPAILKNIPVLVLNSRNPENEGTKIMARAPHCRSTFKAIAAKKRITIVDVVATRMLGAHGFLKSIFDVFDRHHCAVDVVATSEVSVSLTVDSNEAIPAIAADLEKLADVKYSGRNAIVCLVGEAIRDTAGVAAKVFAALGDINVRMISQGASEINITFVIDEGDVPEAVRRLHGVFFADPDPEVFARD; from the coding sequence ATGAAATTCGGCGGGACCTCGGTGGAGGACGCGACCGCAATTGATCGCGCGGCGCAGATCGTGTGCAAGCGCCTGGCCCATGATCCCGTCGTCGTGGTCAGCGCGATGGCCAAGGTCACCGACCAACTGGTCGCGATGGCGCGTGCCGCGGGCGCGGGAGATCGTGACTCCGCGCTGCAACTTTCTCGCGCCGTCCGCGAGCGGCACTACAACGCCACTTCGGAGCTGCTCGAAACTTCCATCTTCGGCGAACTCCACGGCGAGCTGGAGGCCGACTTCGATGCCCTTGACGACTTGCTGCGCGGCATCTCCGCGGTCGGCGAACTGACGCCGCGCACCACCGATAACGTGCTCTCCTTCGGCGAGCGGCTGTCGAGCAAGCTGGTGACGGCGGCCTTCCGCGCGCGCGGCCTGCAGGCGGCGCTGGTGGATTCGCGCGAGTGCATCATCACTGACGCGGCCCATACCCGGGCCGTGCCCCAGATGGACGACACCAACGACAGCGTTCGCGCCCGCTTGCGTCCCCTGCTCGAGAAAAAACGCGTGCCGGTGTTGGGCGGCTTCATCGCCGCCACGCGCGAGGGAGTCACGACGACCATCGGCCGCGGCGGCTCGGATTTTTCGGCCGCCATCGTCGGCGCCGCGCTGGACGCCACTCGCATCGAGATTTGGACCGACGTGGACGGCATGATGACCACCGATCCCAACCTTTGCCCCGACGCGCTGCGCATCAAGTCCATCGGTTTCGAGGAAGCGGCGGAACTGGCGTACTTTGGAGCCAAGGTATTGCACCCGGCGACGCTGCTGCCGGCCATCCTGAAAAACATCCCGGTGCTGGTGCTCAATTCGCGTAATCCCGAGAACGAAGGCACTAAGATTATGGCGCGCGCGCCGCACTGCCGCAGCACCTTCAAGGCCATCGCCGCAAAAAAGCGGATTACCATCGTGGACGTGGTGGCGACGCGCATGCTCGGCGCGCACGGGTTCCTGAAATCCATCTTCGACGTCTTTGACCGCCATCATTGCGCCGTGGACGTGGTCGCCACCTCGGAAGTGAGCGTGTCGCTGACGGTGGATTCCAACGAAGCGATTCCGGCCATTGCCGCCGACCTGGAGAAGCTTGCGGATGTAAAGTATTCCGGGCGCAACGCCATTGTCTGCCTGGTGGGAGAAGCCATCCGCGACACGGCGGGGGTGGCGGCGAAGGTATTCGCCGCGCTCGGCGACATCAACGTGCGGATGATTTCCCAAGGAGCGTCGGAAATTAACATCACTTTCGTGATCGACGAAGGCGATGTGCCCGAAGCGGTGCGGCGGTTGCACGGCGTCTTCTTCGCCGACCCCGACCCCGAAGTCTTCGCGCGCGACTGA
- a CDS encoding dihydrodipicolinate reductase C-terminal domain-containing protein, whose translation MNIIILGGLGKVGSLVAEVARERGHNVTILEEPENAGARALTRDALRGIDVVVDFTTPRAVLENIAACVEARANMVVGTTGWYGEIPRIKKMVEQSGIGFLFAPNFSIGVNLFFDIVRAAAPAIRYGYQGRILEKHHVHKKDAPSGTAATIRDVIRDVAQSELPIESVREGEVVGLHQVTFESAGDTITLVHDAKSRRGFAEGAVRAAEWLRGKRGFYDFKDIFRDLR comes from the coding sequence ATGAACATCATCATCCTCGGGGGTCTGGGCAAGGTCGGCTCGCTGGTCGCGGAAGTGGCGCGAGAGCGCGGTCACAACGTCACCATCCTGGAGGAACCGGAGAACGCGGGCGCGCGCGCGCTCACCCGCGACGCTCTCCGCGGCATTGACGTGGTGGTGGACTTCACCACGCCGCGCGCGGTACTGGAAAACATCGCCGCCTGCGTGGAAGCGCGCGCCAACATGGTGGTCGGCACCACCGGCTGGTATGGCGAGATTCCGCGGATCAAGAAGATGGTCGAGCAAAGCGGCATCGGCTTCCTCTTTGCCCCGAATTTTTCCATCGGCGTGAATCTGTTTTTCGATATCGTGCGCGCGGCCGCGCCCGCCATCCGCTATGGCTACCAGGGCCGGATTCTCGAGAAGCACCACGTGCACAAGAAAGATGCGCCCTCCGGGACGGCCGCTACGATTCGCGATGTCATCCGCGACGTGGCGCAATCGGAGCTGCCCATCGAGTCCGTGCGCGAGGGTGAGGTCGTCGGCTTGCACCAGGTCACATTCGAATCCGCCGGCGACACCATTACCCTGGTGCACGACGCCAAGTCCCGGCGCGGCTTCGCCGAGGGCGCGGTGCGCGCGGCCGAGTGGCTCCGGGGCAAGCGTGGCTTCTATGATTTCAAGGACATCTTCCGGGATTTGCGCTAA
- the dapA gene encoding 4-hydroxy-tetrahydrodipicolinate synthase, with protein MKQIYGCGTALVTPFHSDGSIDEPALRALVAWQVESNIDFLVPCGTTGETPTLSREEWLGVIETTIAVARGRVPIVAGATSNSTRDAVEKAKTVAAMQGVDAILTASPYYNKPTQEGQYQHFKAIADAVDKPLILYNVPGRTGANIEPATLARLAQIPNIIGVKEASGNISQIADVCNAVPEDFLVFSGDDAVTLPVISLGGVGIISVAGNEIPAKMAEMTRAALGNDWKRARAIHRRYLPLMQANFIESNPGPVKAVLAMMGKIEENYRLPLVRMRPENRAKLEKLVRQLELEKVASIAS; from the coding sequence ATGAAGCAGATTTACGGCTGCGGCACAGCCCTAGTAACCCCGTTCCACTCCGATGGTTCAATTGACGAGCCGGCGTTGCGCGCGCTCGTCGCCTGGCAGGTGGAAAGCAATATCGACTTTCTGGTCCCCTGCGGGACCACCGGCGAAACCCCGACTCTGTCGCGCGAAGAGTGGCTTGGAGTCATCGAGACTACGATTGCGGTGGCGCGCGGCCGCGTGCCGATCGTCGCCGGAGCCACCTCCAACAGCACGCGCGACGCGGTTGAAAAGGCGAAGACCGTCGCCGCCATGCAGGGCGTGGATGCGATCCTGACCGCCTCGCCTTATTACAACAAGCCGACGCAGGAAGGCCAGTACCAGCATTTCAAGGCGATCGCCGACGCCGTGGACAAGCCGCTCATCCTGTACAACGTGCCCGGCCGCACCGGCGCAAACATCGAACCCGCTACGCTGGCCCGTTTGGCGCAGATCCCGAACATCATCGGCGTGAAGGAAGCCAGCGGCAACATTTCGCAGATCGCCGACGTATGCAACGCGGTGCCGGAGGATTTCCTGGTCTTCAGCGGAGACGACGCCGTTACCCTGCCCGTCATCTCGCTCGGCGGAGTGGGCATCATTTCCGTGGCGGGAAATGAAATTCCCGCCAAGATGGCGGAGATGACGCGCGCCGCACTGGGCAATGACTGGAAAAGAGCGCGCGCTATCCATCGCCGCTACCTGCCGCTGATGCAGGCGAATTTCATCGAGTCAAATCCCGGGCCGGTGAAGGCTGTGCTCGCCATGATGGGCAAGATCGAAGAGAATTACCGCTTGCCGCTGGTCCGCATGAGACCGGAAAACCGGGCCAAGCTGGAGAAGCTTGTCCGGCAGCTCGAACTGGAGAAGGTGGCAAGCATCGCGTCGTAA
- a CDS encoding glycosyltransferase family 4 protein, with product MRRRLRILYIAYPLLPVTPESCGGAEQVLWTLEGEMARRGHRTAVAACDGSQVSGALLSTGAAATEADRFEERNLEHVGRILGALAQVQGSGGRFDIIHDHSGSFWRHARQVDLPVLATLHLPRAFYPDDTVESVPQNLYFNYVSQSQRATFADLPHALAVVRNGIRVQDFPAPSGEHEDYLLWLGRICEEKGAHVAIDVARRAGRKLVIAGDVYPFSYHESYFEREIRPHLDNERVSYVRRPSLAVKIGLLRRANAVLLPSLVEETSSLVAMEAAACGTPVVAFRRGAIPEVVREGVTGFLVDNTEEMTGALQRVTEIDPVSCRRHVEANFSATRMGADYERLYREVIASCGGESHRTAA from the coding sequence GTGCGCCGCAGGTTGCGAATTCTCTACATTGCGTATCCCCTGTTGCCGGTGACGCCGGAAAGCTGCGGCGGCGCCGAGCAGGTCTTGTGGACCCTGGAAGGCGAGATGGCGCGCCGGGGCCATCGAACCGCCGTCGCAGCCTGTGACGGCTCACAAGTTTCCGGCGCCCTGTTGTCTACGGGCGCGGCGGCCACGGAAGCGGATCGCTTCGAAGAACGAAATCTGGAGCATGTCGGTCGCATCCTGGGCGCGCTGGCACAGGTGCAAGGCTCTGGCGGGCGCTTCGACATCATTCACGATCACAGTGGGAGCTTCTGGCGTCATGCACGCCAGGTCGATCTGCCCGTACTCGCGACGCTGCATCTCCCGCGCGCCTTTTATCCCGATGACACCGTTGAGAGCGTGCCGCAAAATCTGTATTTCAATTACGTGTCCCAGTCGCAGCGCGCGACGTTTGCCGATTTGCCTCATGCTCTCGCGGTGGTCCGCAACGGTATTCGGGTGCAGGATTTCCCGGCGCCAAGTGGCGAGCACGAGGATTACCTGTTATGGCTGGGCCGCATTTGCGAGGAGAAGGGCGCACACGTTGCGATTGACGTCGCTCGGCGTGCCGGGCGGAAACTGGTGATAGCGGGCGACGTGTATCCGTTCTCTTATCACGAGAGCTATTTTGAGCGCGAGATCCGGCCGCATCTGGACAATGAGCGCGTCTCTTATGTGAGACGGCCCTCCCTGGCGGTAAAAATCGGCCTTCTGCGGCGGGCCAACGCGGTGCTGCTTCCCAGCCTGGTCGAGGAAACCAGTTCGCTGGTCGCGATGGAAGCGGCGGCTTGCGGCACGCCCGTCGTAGCATTTCGCCGGGGAGCAATCCCGGAGGTGGTGCGCGAAGGCGTGACTGGGTTCCTGGTGGATAACACCGAGGAGATGACCGGCGCGCTGCAGCGGGTCACTGAAATAGATCCCGTATCATGCCGCCGGCACGTGGAAGCAAATTTCTCCGCCACCCGCATGGGGGCCGACTATGAGCGCCTCTACCGCGAAGTGATTGCGTCGTGCGGCGGTGAATCGCATCGCACTGCCGCGTAA
- a CDS encoding PIG-L family deacetylase yields the protein MERLVPLLGRTLVIVAHPDDEAVGCGSLLQRMREPLILFATDGAPRDRYFWERYGSREAYARIRREEARKALAEIGVSQFEFLSPADNPQQLFLDQDLFLNIPRALEAISEIVTHMRPEALLTLAYEGGHPDHDTCAFLAWWIAREHVLPVWEMPLYHRTSDGVVVRQEFILPEGNEVLLDATLAEVHRKRRAIQLYVSQDDILTEFNPAVERFRPQASYDFSRPPHPGVLNYEAWRWSVTGSQVVQAFGCCIDRHLHQAEFTRQGSAIRGLA from the coding sequence ATGGAGCGCCTGGTACCGCTGCTGGGGAGGACCCTGGTCATCGTCGCCCACCCCGACGATGAGGCGGTGGGGTGCGGTTCTTTGCTGCAGCGCATGCGGGAGCCGCTGATATTGTTCGCCACCGACGGCGCGCCTCGCGATCGATACTTCTGGGAACGATACGGATCGCGGGAAGCCTACGCGCGGATTCGCCGCGAAGAAGCGCGCAAAGCGCTGGCGGAAATCGGTGTCAGCCAATTCGAGTTCCTGTCTCCCGCCGACAATCCCCAACAGCTCTTTCTCGACCAGGATTTATTCCTCAACATTCCGCGCGCGCTGGAGGCAATTTCCGAGATCGTCACCCACATGCGGCCGGAAGCCCTGCTGACCCTCGCCTATGAAGGAGGCCATCCTGACCACGATACTTGCGCCTTCCTGGCGTGGTGGATCGCGCGCGAGCACGTTTTGCCGGTTTGGGAGATGCCGCTTTACCACCGCACGAGCGACGGCGTGGTGGTCCGGCAGGAATTCATCCTGCCGGAAGGCAACGAGGTCCTGTTGGATGCCACGCTTGCCGAGGTGCACCGCAAGCGCAGGGCGATCCAGTTATATGTATCGCAAGACGATATATTGACCGAGTTCAATCCCGCCGTCGAACGCTTCCGCCCGCAGGCTTCCTACGATTTCAGCCGTCCGCCGCATCCCGGCGTCCTCAACTACGAAGCCTGGCGCTGGTCGGTGACGGGTTCGCAGGTGGTGCAGGCATTCGGCTGCTGCATCGACCGCCACCTGCACCAGGCGGAATTCACCCGGCAAGGCTCGGCCATCCGGGGCCTGGCGTAA
- a CDS encoding 2,3,4,5-tetrahydropyridine-2,6-dicarboxylate N-succinyltransferase: protein MESSPTSTESLQPAIERLFSLGGAVDRKDARRVFGEFLASLTAGHIRAAEKRGGKWQVNVWVKQGILLGFRLGEIADMSGTSALSFVDKDTFPVRRFTPADRVRVVPGGSSVRSGAYVAAGVICMPPMFINAGAYVDEGTLVDSHALVGSCAQVGKRVHLSAAAQIGGVLEPVNAAPVIIEDDVLVGGNCGVYEGTQVQRRAVLGAGTILTRSTPLYDVVRGQIYRASGNQPLVVPENAVVVPGSRALDRGKASEWGLSVYAPVIIKYRDEKTDASAALEDALR from the coding sequence ATGGAATCGTCCCCGACCTCCACCGAGTCTTTGCAACCCGCCATTGAACGCCTGTTTTCCCTGGGCGGAGCGGTGGATCGAAAAGACGCGCGTCGCGTCTTCGGCGAATTTTTGGCCTCCCTTACCGCCGGGCACATCCGCGCCGCCGAAAAGCGCGGCGGCAAGTGGCAGGTCAACGTCTGGGTGAAGCAGGGCATCCTGCTGGGATTCCGGCTGGGCGAGATCGCCGACATGAGCGGCACTTCCGCGCTTTCGTTCGTCGACAAGGACACCTTCCCGGTCCGCCGCTTCACCCCCGCCGATCGCGTCCGCGTTGTCCCGGGCGGGTCTTCGGTGCGCAGCGGCGCGTACGTGGCCGCGGGCGTGATCTGCATGCCGCCCATGTTTATCAATGCCGGCGCTTACGTCGACGAAGGCACGCTGGTGGATTCGCACGCGCTCGTGGGTTCCTGCGCGCAAGTCGGCAAGCGCGTTCATCTCAGCGCGGCGGCGCAGATCGGCGGCGTGCTCGAGCCGGTCAACGCGGCTCCCGTCATCATCGAAGACGACGTCCTGGTAGGCGGCAACTGCGGCGTTTACGAAGGCACACAGGTGCAGCGCCGCGCCGTGCTCGGCGCCGGAACCATCCTGACGCGTTCCACGCCGCTATACGACGTGGTGCGCGGCCAGATCTATCGCGCGTCTGGCAATCAGCCGCTGGTGGTTCCGGAAAATGCGGTGGTGGTGCCGGGTTCGCGTGCGCTGGACCGGGGCAAGGCGTCCGAGTGGGGATTGTCGGTATACGCGCCAGTCATCATCAAGTACCGCGACGAAAAAACCGACGCCAGCGCCGCCCTGGAAGACGCCTTGCGCTGA
- a CDS encoding cation:dicarboxylase symporter family transporter, whose translation MKSRSLIAALALFFAAAVLFIGDRYGLFHAPATATAVIRWLAIAALIPYAVARRSLTTWILVSMVLGAEIGHDFPAFAINLRVLSLIFLRLIKTIIAPLLFGTLVVGIAGHHDLKQVGRMGVKALIYFEVVTTLALFIGLAAINISKAGVGVNAPPALHAELPPAQKQTATDIILHAFPENIAKSVADGQVLQIVVFSIIFGIALALLSDQRRRPMLTFCESLSETMFKFTNIVMMFAPIGVGAAIANTVGHMGLGILVNLFKLLATLYVALIVFLFGVLLPIALMTRLPIRRMLKAIAEPASIAFATTSSEAALPRAMEAMEAIGVPRQIVAFVIPTGYSFNLDG comes from the coding sequence ATGAAGTCCCGCTCCCTCATCGCCGCGCTCGCGCTGTTTTTCGCCGCCGCCGTGCTTTTCATTGGCGACCGATACGGCCTGTTTCACGCTCCCGCGACCGCTACCGCCGTTATCCGCTGGCTTGCCATCGCAGCCCTGATTCCTTATGCCGTTGCCCGGCGCTCGCTCACCACCTGGATTTTGGTGAGCATGGTTCTGGGCGCGGAGATCGGGCACGACTTCCCCGCCTTTGCCATCAACCTGCGGGTCCTCAGCCTGATTTTCCTGCGCCTGATTAAGACCATCATCGCTCCCCTGCTGTTTGGAACGCTGGTGGTCGGCATCGCCGGACATCACGACCTCAAACAGGTCGGCCGCATGGGAGTCAAGGCGCTCATCTACTTCGAAGTGGTCACCACGCTGGCGCTGTTCATCGGTCTTGCCGCCATCAACATCAGCAAGGCCGGGGTCGGAGTGAACGCCCCGCCCGCGCTGCACGCCGAGCTGCCGCCGGCACAAAAGCAGACCGCCACCGACATCATCCTGCATGCCTTCCCGGAGAACATCGCCAAGTCCGTCGCCGACGGCCAGGTGCTGCAGATCGTGGTCTTCAGCATCATCTTCGGCATTGCGCTGGCGCTGCTCAGCGACCAGCGCCGCCGTCCGATGCTGACTTTCTGCGAGAGCCTTTCGGAAACCATGTTCAAGTTCACCAACATCGTCATGATGTTCGCTCCCATCGGCGTCGGCGCCGCCATTGCCAACACCGTCGGACACATGGGACTCGGCATCCTGGTGAACCTGTTCAAACTGCTGGCGACGCTTTACGTCGCCCTCATCGTCTTCCTGTTCGGGGTATTGCTGCCGATCGCGCTCATGACCCGGCTGCCGATACGGCGAATGCTGAAGGCCATTGCGGAACCGGCTTCCATCGCCTTCGCCACCACCTCCTCGGAAGCTG